A part of Flexistipes sp. genomic DNA contains:
- a CDS encoding acyltransferase: MSSKPSVILESSIKDVKFGSNVKIVKPCNLYGCSIGNNAFIGPFTEIQKNASIGNNCKVQSHSFICELVEIDDDSVIAHGVMFINDTYSIGKPAEGNKNLWKKTKVGKNVSIGSNATILPVVICDNVVIGAGSVVTKDINEPGIYAGNPAKKIRSI, encoded by the coding sequence ATGAGCAGCAAACCTTCGGTAATTTTAGAAAGCTCGATAAAAGATGTTAAATTCGGTAGTAATGTAAAAATTGTGAAACCTTGTAATCTTTATGGATGCAGTATCGGCAATAATGCCTTTATAGGTCCCTTTACTGAAATACAAAAGAATGCAAGTATAGGTAATAACTGTAAGGTGCAATCTCATTCTTTTATATGTGAGCTGGTTGAAATAGATGATGATTCAGTGATAGCTCATGGTGTAATGTTTATAAATGATACATATTCAATCGGCAAACCTGCAGAAGGTAACAAGAATTTATGGAAAAAAACGAAAGTTGGAAAAAATGTGTCTATCGGCTCAAACGCAACTATTCTTCCTGTCGTTATTTGTGATAATGTGGTTATCGGTGCCGGCAGCGTTGTAACAAAAGACATAAATGAACCGGGAATCTATGCTGGAAATCCAGCAAAAAAAATAAGAAGTATATAA